A genomic window from Planococcus rifietoensis includes:
- a CDS encoding DUF4334 domain-containing protein, with protein sequence MKPERPVWEIVEHGAQNTGEACRLFDALEPVEPHELLGTWKGRELSSGHPMDGWLEKSGWYGKAFHSAEHVDPLLFKTPFGKPFPLHPFPPALIAQLLGGARGAARLRKMEWRGKTSAVMIYDQLPIQDHFRKVNDDVLLGMMDWKGMKRPYFFLLARVYA encoded by the coding sequence ATGAAGCCGGAACGCCCGGTTTGGGAAATTGTGGAGCATGGCGCGCAGAATACCGGTGAAGCTTGCCGTTTGTTCGATGCGCTTGAGCCAGTCGAACCACATGAATTGCTCGGCACGTGGAAAGGGCGCGAATTGTCTTCGGGACATCCAATGGATGGGTGGCTTGAAAAATCGGGCTGGTATGGCAAGGCTTTTCACAGCGCTGAGCATGTCGATCCTTTATTGTTTAAAACTCCTTTTGGAAAACCGTTTCCACTGCATCCATTTCCGCCCGCGCTGATCGCTCAACTATTGGGCGGTGCGAGAGGTGCAGCGCGGCTGCGTAAGATGGAATGGCGCGGAAAAACGAGTGCGGTGATGATTTACGATCAATTGCCAATCCAAGATCATTTCCGCAAAGTGAATGATGACGTGCTGTTGGGCATGATGGATTGGAAAGGCATGAAGCGGCCGTATTTCTTCCTGTTGGCAAGAGTATACGCCTGA
- a CDS encoding P-II family nitrogen regulator has product MNLNHRLMIAIVKRGASRDVIAAAKEAGADGATVLYAEGIGRNEKPTFLGLPATHEKDVVFIAVDGEIEFAVAEAISHAGKLGKSGYGLGFTVHLSKLLGVPHLTEREDDRKKKRGVEKMPEPKDFQLIVTIVNSGDSGQVVKAAARAGAEGGTILEGRGTGVNEQKKFMNFTIDPEKDVVLTLVPSAFAEKVVASIEQAVDLDAPGKGIAFLIDVENVFGVNHSSLNP; this is encoded by the coding sequence ATGAATCTGAATCATAGACTGATGATTGCCATCGTAAAACGCGGCGCTTCAAGGGACGTCATCGCAGCGGCGAAAGAAGCCGGTGCGGACGGCGCGACAGTGCTGTATGCGGAAGGAATCGGGAGAAACGAAAAGCCCACTTTTCTCGGGCTTCCCGCTACACACGAAAAAGATGTCGTCTTTATCGCTGTTGACGGCGAAATCGAATTTGCCGTCGCAGAAGCCATCAGCCATGCCGGAAAATTAGGCAAGTCAGGTTATGGCCTCGGCTTTACTGTCCACCTCAGCAAGTTGCTGGGGGTCCCCCATCTCACCGAACGCGAAGACGACCGCAAAAAGAAGCGAGGAGTGGAAAAGATGCCAGAACCGAAAGATTTTCAATTGATTGTAACCATCGTCAATTCCGGAGATTCCGGGCAAGTTGTCAAGGCAGCCGCAAGAGCCGGTGCTGAAGGCGGAACGATTTTAGAAGGGCGCGGCACCGGGGTCAATGAGCAGAAAAAGTTCATGAACTTTACGATCGACCCGGAAAAAGATGTCGTGCTGACATTGGTGCCTTCTGCATTCGCGGAAAAAGTGGTCGCGAGCATCGAACAAGCCGTCGACCTCGACGCCCCAGGAAAAGGCATCGCATTTTTGATCGACGTGGAAAACGTGTTCGGCGTCAATCATTCCTCGTTGAATCCATAA
- the recQ gene encoding DNA helicase RecQ encodes MLEQARKLLQSHFGYDSFRTGQEQAITQVFDGQNTICVMPTGGGKSMCYQIPALAMEGTTIVVSPLISLMKDQVDSLQAAGIPAASINSSLDVYEVREILHEVQMGIIKLLYIAPERLDSEMFLDGLQGVKVPLIAVDEAHCISQWGHDFRPSYRLISRMLEIFPDNPTVLALTATATPQVREDICRILDIEEQNTVITGFERANLSFSVIQGQDRERFIRDYVQKNDNEAGIIYAATRKTVDSVYESLVKRGVKAAKYHAGMPDDERRLGQERFLNDEVTVMVATNAFGMGIDKSNIRYVIHYQLPKNMESYYQEAGRAGRDGLPSECIVLYASQDVQTQRFLIDQAQDPSRIPGELKKLQGMVDYCHTENCLQQFIVHYFGDGSAAPCGHCGNCVDEREGQDVTEDVQKVLSCVIRMGQKFGKTMTAQVLTGSRNKKVLDFRFDQLSTYGVLKHMNSKEVSNLIEFMISQELLAVEQGSFPTIFVPDGGRDVLLGKRRVMRKGAVVTKRIATNDPLFEELRTVRKKLADEAGVPPFVIFSDKSLQDMVARKPKDDEAFLEVSGVGANKLEKYGEYFLEAIRMYETVNNS; translated from the coding sequence GTGTTGGAACAAGCAAGAAAATTACTGCAGTCGCATTTCGGGTATGATAGCTTCCGGACCGGCCAAGAGCAGGCGATCACACAAGTTTTCGACGGCCAAAATACGATTTGCGTCATGCCGACAGGCGGCGGGAAATCGATGTGCTACCAGATTCCTGCGCTTGCCATGGAAGGAACGACCATCGTCGTCTCGCCGCTGATCTCCCTGATGAAAGATCAAGTCGACTCTTTACAGGCAGCCGGAATTCCAGCTGCTTCTATTAATAGTTCGCTCGATGTCTATGAAGTCCGTGAAATCCTTCATGAAGTGCAGATGGGCATCATCAAATTATTGTATATTGCGCCAGAGCGCCTCGATTCGGAAATGTTTTTGGATGGCTTGCAAGGCGTCAAAGTGCCACTCATCGCAGTCGATGAAGCGCATTGCATCTCGCAATGGGGCCACGATTTCCGTCCGAGCTACCGGCTGATCAGCCGCATGCTGGAAATTTTCCCAGACAATCCGACTGTTCTAGCCCTGACCGCGACAGCGACGCCTCAAGTGCGGGAAGATATTTGCCGCATCTTGGATATCGAAGAACAAAATACCGTTATCACCGGATTTGAACGGGCGAACTTAAGTTTTTCAGTCATTCAAGGACAGGACCGTGAGCGCTTTATCCGTGACTACGTCCAGAAAAACGATAACGAGGCAGGCATCATTTACGCAGCGACGCGCAAAACGGTGGATTCGGTCTATGAATCGCTAGTCAAACGCGGCGTCAAGGCAGCAAAATACCATGCCGGCATGCCGGATGACGAACGCCGCCTCGGGCAAGAACGCTTCTTGAACGATGAAGTGACCGTGATGGTGGCGACCAATGCATTCGGAATGGGCATCGATAAATCCAATATCCGTTATGTGATCCATTACCAGCTGCCGAAAAACATGGAAAGCTATTATCAGGAAGCTGGGCGCGCAGGACGAGATGGGCTGCCAAGTGAGTGCATCGTCCTGTACGCTTCTCAGGATGTCCAGACGCAGCGCTTTTTGATCGATCAGGCCCAGGACCCTTCACGCATCCCGGGAGAGTTGAAGAAGCTCCAGGGGATGGTCGACTATTGCCATACGGAAAATTGCCTCCAGCAATTTATCGTCCATTATTTCGGTGATGGGAGTGCAGCACCGTGCGGCCATTGCGGAAACTGCGTCGACGAAAGGGAAGGTCAGGACGTCACGGAAGATGTCCAGAAAGTGTTGTCGTGCGTCATCCGCATGGGCCAGAAATTCGGCAAGACGATGACTGCCCAAGTATTGACCGGCTCACGCAATAAAAAAGTGCTCGACTTCCGATTCGATCAATTATCGACATACGGCGTGTTGAAACACATGAATTCAAAAGAAGTATCGAACCTCATCGAATTCATGATTTCACAGGAATTGCTGGCAGTCGAACAAGGCAGCTTTCCGACAATCTTCGTCCCAGATGGCGGGCGCGATGTGCTGCTTGGAAAACGCCGCGTCATGAGAAAAGGCGCGGTTGTCACGAAGCGAATCGCCACCAACGATCCATTGTTCGAGGAATTGCGTACGGTCCGCAAGAAACTGGCGGACGAGGCGGGAGTTCCGCCATTTGTCATCTTCTCGGATAAAAGTTTGCAGGACATGGTGGCGCGCAAACCAAAAGATGACGAAGCCTTCTTGGAAGTCAGCGGTGTCGGCGCCAACAAACTGGAGAAGTACGGGGAATACTTTCTTGAAGCGATCCGGATGTATGAAACTGTGAATAATTCGTAG
- a CDS encoding pentapeptide repeat-containing protein → MKKNKKTEPMLPSELETFSFIEALDDEYVHDCRIVSEELAAGKIHFDRVLFENVRFLDGEWERSEFADVVFINCDLSNADMSRAVFHRVKFENCRLLGTDFTESTIRYTHFKECRIDYSVFGFSHISDVRFEESVLRQADFYEVDLKNAQFLDSDLNEANFTGTSLKSTDFSSSRFEELQLTPELLAGCKVSTDQALLFARKLGLIITK, encoded by the coding sequence ATGAAAAAGAACAAGAAAACTGAGCCGATGCTTCCATCCGAACTAGAAACTTTTTCTTTTATTGAAGCATTAGATGATGAATATGTCCATGACTGCCGGATTGTTTCCGAGGAATTGGCGGCAGGAAAAATCCATTTTGACCGGGTGCTGTTTGAAAATGTCCGATTTTTGGATGGCGAATGGGAACGCAGCGAGTTTGCGGATGTGGTGTTCATCAATTGTGATTTATCGAATGCGGATATGAGCCGTGCGGTATTCCACCGGGTGAAGTTTGAAAATTGCCGGTTGCTCGGGACGGATTTTACAGAAAGTACGATCCGCTATACGCATTTTAAAGAATGCCGCATCGATTACTCAGTTTTTGGGTTTTCCCATATAAGCGATGTGAGGTTTGAGGAAAGCGTTCTGCGGCAAGCGGATTTCTATGAAGTCGATTTGAAAAATGCGCAGTTTCTGGACAGTGATTTAAACGAAGCCAACTTCACGGGAACTTCTCTCAAAAGCACCGATTTCAGTTCAAGCCGCTTTGAAGAGCTGCAATTGACTCCGGAATTGCTGGCGGGGTGCAAAGTATCTACTGATCAAGCCTTGCTGTTTGCCCGAAAGTTGGGATTAATCATCACAAAATAA
- the gltB gene encoding glutamate synthase large subunit yields the protein MSKKEYPIAQGLYHPDQEHEACGIGMIANIDGRKSHSIVQNAVNILCNLEHRGGQSSDTSTGDGAGILTQIPHRFFLKQCEKEGIVLPEEGKYGIGMIFMPQDYDLRMKAKDIIQRIVKEEGQESLGWRPVPVNDSFVGNVAAKTKPVIRQIFIGASAELETRMDLERRLYIIRKRIEQEMGGVEEFKDVYFSSLSAGTIVYKGMLIPEQLDSFYIDLNHPEFKSALALVHSRFSTNTFPSWQRSHPNRYSIHNGEFNTLRGNVNWMRARQLACNSPYFNDQDLQKVLPVIDETGSDSSMFDNCFEFLHLSGRSLAHTAMMMVPEPWVNDKSIDKKKRDFYEYHSTLMEPWDGPAALVFTDGRQIAACLDRNGLRPARYYITKSGMIVLGSEVGALDIFSDDIIYKDRLRPGKMLLVDLEAGKIIPDDEIKTQIASELPYKDWVENNLFDLSDLPEPKEVVHPNSEGLLKQQLAFGYTQEEVQKIIKPLASDGKDPVGSMGYDSPLAVLSKKPQLLYNYFKQLFAQVTNPPIDAIREQIITAARTTIGAEGNLVDPKPESARHIRLETPVLLNAELERLRQQNLPEFKAVTLPILFEADGGAEAMEARLEALFTEADHAIEQGATLVILSDRGVDSTHAAIPALLAVSGLHHHLIRQGTRTRMSILLESAEPREVHHFAMLIGYGAEGINPYLAFESIEDLVAKDDIHGMNVEQAEASYVQAVTDGIIKILSKMGISTIQSYRGAQIFEAIGIHMDVIDKYFTRTSSRLGGIGLDIIAKEVLLRHASAYPDREGANPALESGDEYQYRENGEDHQYNPMTIHTLQQACRTNNYDTFRKYSKLLTDEKANLQSLRGLLKFKDRTPVPIEEVETVEEICARFKTGAMSYGSISKEAHEALAIAMNKIGGRSNSGEGGEEVSRFIPDDNGDSRRSAIKQVASGRFGVTSHYLVNADEIQIKVAQGAKPGEGGHLPGKKVYPWIAEVRGSTTGVELISPPPHHDIYSIEDLAELIFNLKNANPRARISVKLVSAVGVGTIAAGVAKGRADLVLISGYDGGTGAAPKTSLKHTGLPWEIGLAETHQTLLLNGLRDRIVVETDGKMMTGRDVVTAALLGAEEYGFSTAPLVVLGCVMMRVCHLDTCPVGIATQNPELRKKYTGEADHVANFMRFIAMEARELMAELGFRTINEMIGRTDVLETNKAIKHWKAEGLDLTQLLYQPDLPEKVGRYATIKQDHGLKHTLDVQELLPRCRNAIENGERVEVSTAIRNIHRATGTIIGSAISRKYGAEGLPEDTITLNFQGSAGQSFGAFIPKGMTLNLIGDSNDFVGKGLSGGKIIVKPAADSTFLPEKNIIIGNVSFYGASAGEAYIHGMAGERFAVRNSGAKIVVEGVGDHGCEYMTGGRVVILGDTGKNFAAGMSGGVAYVLDEDETFSARCNPEMVHMQPLADPSEIAELKEMVENHVRYTGSLNGKRVLDHWEILSAKFVRVIPKAYLKINERISKLQDSGMAKFDAEMAAFEESKMASAGK from the coding sequence TTGAGTAAGAAAGAGTATCCGATCGCACAAGGACTGTATCATCCCGACCAGGAACACGAAGCTTGCGGTATTGGGATGATCGCTAATATAGACGGCAGAAAATCGCACAGCATTGTCCAGAACGCAGTGAACATCCTGTGTAACTTGGAGCATCGCGGCGGCCAATCATCTGATACGAGTACGGGGGACGGCGCCGGTATTTTGACACAGATTCCTCACCGTTTTTTCCTGAAGCAATGTGAAAAAGAAGGAATCGTTCTTCCGGAAGAAGGAAAATACGGCATCGGCATGATTTTCATGCCCCAGGATTATGATCTCCGGATGAAAGCGAAAGACATCATCCAACGCATTGTCAAAGAAGAAGGCCAGGAATCACTCGGCTGGCGCCCTGTACCGGTCAACGATTCGTTTGTCGGTAATGTTGCGGCGAAAACCAAACCGGTCATTCGCCAAATCTTCATCGGCGCATCAGCAGAACTCGAGACACGCATGGACTTGGAGCGCCGTTTATACATTATCCGTAAACGCATTGAGCAGGAAATGGGCGGCGTGGAAGAATTTAAAGACGTCTATTTCAGCAGCTTGTCTGCCGGAACGATCGTCTATAAAGGCATGCTCATCCCAGAACAACTGGATTCATTCTATATCGACCTCAACCATCCCGAATTCAAATCGGCGTTGGCACTCGTCCACTCACGGTTCAGTACGAATACCTTCCCGAGCTGGCAGCGTTCCCACCCGAACCGCTACTCCATCCATAACGGCGAATTCAATACGCTTCGCGGAAACGTCAACTGGATGAGAGCACGCCAACTCGCTTGCAATTCTCCTTATTTCAATGACCAAGACTTGCAAAAAGTCCTGCCGGTCATTGATGAGACAGGGAGCGACTCGTCGATGTTCGACAATTGCTTCGAATTCCTTCATCTATCAGGCCGTTCGCTTGCGCATACGGCGATGATGATGGTCCCGGAGCCATGGGTCAACGACAAATCGATCGATAAGAAAAAACGCGATTTCTACGAATACCACAGCACGCTGATGGAGCCATGGGACGGCCCAGCGGCACTGGTATTTACAGACGGCCGCCAGATCGCAGCTTGCCTCGACCGCAACGGCTTGCGCCCGGCGCGCTATTATATTACGAAAAGCGGCATGATCGTCCTCGGCTCAGAAGTCGGAGCGCTCGATATCTTTTCGGATGACATCATCTATAAAGACCGCCTTCGCCCAGGGAAAATGCTTCTGGTTGACCTCGAAGCCGGCAAGATCATCCCGGATGACGAAATCAAAACGCAGATTGCCTCCGAACTCCCTTATAAAGATTGGGTCGAAAACAATTTGTTCGACTTGAGCGATTTGCCGGAACCGAAAGAAGTGGTTCATCCAAACAGCGAAGGGCTATTGAAACAGCAACTTGCTTTCGGCTATACGCAGGAAGAAGTCCAGAAAATCATTAAACCGCTGGCATCCGACGGGAAAGATCCGGTCGGCTCGATGGGCTACGACTCACCGCTTGCGGTATTGTCGAAAAAACCACAGCTTTTGTATAACTATTTCAAGCAATTGTTTGCACAAGTCACCAACCCGCCGATTGACGCCATCCGTGAACAGATCATCACAGCAGCCCGGACGACGATCGGGGCAGAAGGCAATTTGGTGGATCCGAAACCGGAAAGCGCACGCCATATCCGCCTTGAAACACCGGTATTGCTAAATGCAGAGCTTGAAAGACTGCGCCAGCAGAACTTGCCGGAGTTCAAGGCCGTCACCTTGCCGATCTTGTTTGAAGCAGACGGAGGCGCAGAGGCAATGGAAGCGCGCTTGGAAGCATTATTCACAGAAGCGGACCATGCCATCGAACAAGGCGCCACGCTGGTCATCTTGTCTGACCGCGGCGTCGACAGCACACATGCGGCGATTCCTGCACTGCTTGCGGTATCGGGGCTCCATCACCATCTGATCAGACAAGGTACGCGGACACGCATGAGCATCCTGCTCGAGTCTGCGGAACCGCGCGAAGTCCACCATTTCGCCATGCTGATCGGCTATGGTGCAGAAGGAATCAATCCTTACCTGGCATTCGAGTCAATCGAAGACTTGGTGGCGAAAGACGATATCCACGGCATGAACGTCGAACAAGCCGAAGCGAGCTATGTACAAGCCGTGACAGATGGAATTATCAAAATATTGTCTAAAATGGGTATTTCAACCATTCAAAGTTACCGAGGCGCACAGATTTTTGAAGCGATCGGGATTCATATGGATGTTATCGATAAATACTTCACACGTACATCATCGCGCCTTGGGGGCATTGGGCTCGATATTATCGCCAAAGAAGTGCTGCTTCGCCACGCGTCTGCTTATCCGGACCGCGAAGGAGCGAATCCGGCGCTTGAATCCGGCGATGAATATCAGTACCGTGAAAACGGCGAAGACCATCAATACAACCCAATGACGATCCACACGCTTCAACAAGCGTGCCGGACGAATAATTACGATACATTCCGCAAGTATTCGAAACTCTTGACGGATGAAAAAGCCAACCTTCAATCATTGCGCGGCTTATTGAAATTTAAAGACCGCACGCCGGTCCCGATCGAAGAAGTCGAAACGGTCGAAGAGATTTGTGCACGCTTCAAAACCGGCGCCATGTCTTACGGCTCAATCAGTAAAGAAGCCCACGAAGCCTTAGCGATCGCGATGAATAAAATTGGCGGACGCAGCAACTCAGGAGAAGGCGGCGAAGAAGTGTCGCGCTTTATCCCGGACGATAACGGCGATAGCCGCAGAAGCGCCATCAAGCAAGTTGCATCGGGCCGCTTCGGTGTCACGAGCCATTATTTGGTCAATGCTGACGAAATCCAGATCAAAGTCGCACAAGGGGCGAAACCTGGAGAAGGCGGTCATTTGCCAGGCAAGAAAGTATATCCGTGGATTGCGGAAGTGCGCGGTTCGACGACAGGCGTCGAATTGATTTCACCGCCGCCTCACCACGATATTTATTCGATCGAAGATTTAGCGGAGTTGATCTTCAACTTGAAAAACGCCAATCCGCGTGCACGCATCAGCGTGAAGTTGGTGTCCGCAGTCGGTGTCGGCACCATTGCAGCTGGCGTTGCCAAAGGCCGTGCCGATCTCGTGTTGATCAGCGGTTATGACGGCGGCACAGGCGCGGCACCAAAAACCAGCTTGAAGCATACCGGCTTGCCATGGGAGATCGGTCTTGCGGAAACGCATCAGACGCTTCTATTGAACGGCCTGCGCGACCGCATCGTCGTCGAAACAGACGGCAAGATGATGACCGGCCGCGACGTTGTCACTGCGGCGCTCTTGGGTGCCGAAGAATATGGCTTCTCGACAGCACCGCTCGTCGTGCTCGGATGCGTCATGATGCGCGTTTGCCATTTGGATACATGCCCAGTCGGGATTGCGACGCAAAACCCGGAACTGCGCAAAAAATACACGGGCGAAGCAGATCACGTCGCGAACTTCATGCGCTTTATCGCCATGGAAGCACGCGAATTGATGGCGGAGCTTGGGTTCCGCACCATCAACGAAATGATCGGCCGCACCGATGTACTCGAAACGAATAAAGCGATCAAGCATTGGAAAGCGGAAGGGCTGGATTTGACGCAGCTTCTTTATCAGCCGGATCTGCCGGAAAAAGTCGGCCGCTATGCAACGATCAAGCAAGACCACGGTTTGAAGCATACGCTCGACGTGCAGGAACTCTTGCCTCGCTGCCGCAATGCGATCGAAAATGGCGAACGGGTTGAAGTATCGACAGCCATACGTAATATCCACCGCGCGACCGGTACGATCATCGGCAGTGCCATCTCCCGCAAATACGGTGCAGAAGGCTTGCCGGAAGATACCATTACATTGAACTTCCAAGGTTCAGCCGGGCAAAGCTTCGGTGCTTTCATTCCAAAAGGCATGACACTCAATTTGATCGGAGACTCCAATGACTTTGTCGGAAAAGGCTTATCCGGCGGCAAGATCATCGTCAAGCCGGCAGCGGATTCGACATTCCTTCCCGAGAAGAACATCATCATCGGCAACGTGTCGTTTTACGGTGCATCGGCTGGGGAAGCGTATATCCACGGCATGGCCGGAGAACGTTTTGCCGTCCGGAACTCGGGTGCCAAAATCGTCGTCGAAGGCGTCGGCGACCACGGTTGTGAATACATGACCGGCGGGCGCGTCGTCATTCTTGGAGATACCGGCAAGAACTTCGCAGCCGGCATGTCAGGCGGTGTCGCTTATGTTCTTGATGAAGACGAAACATTCAGCGCGCGCTGCAACCCTGAAATGGTGCATATGCAGCCGCTCGCAGATCCTTCGGAAATCGCGGAACTGAAAGAGATGGTCGAGAACCATGTCCGCTACACAGGAAGCCTGAATGGCAAACGTGTATTGGATCATTGGGAGATTCTTTCGGCGAAATTCGTCCGCGTCATTCCGAAAGCTTATTTGAAGATCAACGAACGCATCAGCAAGCTGCAAGACAGCGGCATGGCGAAATTCGATGCTGAAATGGCCGCATTCGAAGAAAGCAAAATGGCTTCAGCCGGCAAGTAA
- a CDS encoding DUF1538 domain-containing protein, which produces MENVKSTFKEVASAILPVTIVVILLQVLVIRLPLEALLQFLIGVVFVGTGFFLFLLGVNAGLLPIGELIGKKLPLTRKPWLIIGTGLVLGLAVTIAEPDVRVLANQIEDVSGGDISRNVLILSVSVGLAIFVSLAMVRTLFSIPIHYMLIGGYTFVFLLSFFVPEAFIPISFDAGGVTTGPMAVPFILALGIGVASVLRSDKPSSGEGFGLIGLASIGPIIAVMLLGVLYR; this is translated from the coding sequence ATGGAAAATGTCAAAAGTACGTTCAAAGAAGTCGCCTCTGCCATTCTTCCTGTCACGATTGTCGTCATCTTGCTTCAAGTGCTGGTTATCCGCCTGCCGCTTGAAGCACTGCTGCAGTTTTTGATCGGGGTCGTTTTTGTCGGGACCGGCTTTTTTCTGTTCCTGCTGGGGGTCAACGCAGGGCTGCTCCCGATCGGTGAATTGATCGGCAAGAAGCTGCCTTTGACCCGCAAGCCTTGGCTGATCATCGGGACAGGCCTGGTGCTCGGGCTCGCGGTCACGATTGCCGAACCGGATGTCCGCGTGTTGGCCAATCAGATCGAGGACGTTTCAGGAGGCGATATTTCAAGAAACGTCCTGATCTTATCCGTGTCGGTCGGCTTGGCAATTTTCGTCAGCTTAGCGATGGTTCGGACGCTGTTCAGCATCCCGATCCATTATATGTTGATTGGTGGATATACTTTCGTCTTCCTGCTTTCCTTTTTTGTTCCTGAAGCATTCATCCCGATTTCCTTCGATGCCGGCGGGGTCACGACCGGCCCGATGGCAGTTCCTTTCATCTTGGCACTGGGCATCGGCGTCGCCTCCGTCTTGCGATCCGATAAGCCCAGCAGCGGCGAAGGCTTCGGCTTGATTGGGCTGGCTTCGATCGGCCCCATTATCGCTGTCATGCTCCTGGGGGTGCTGTACCGGTGA
- a CDS encoding SDR family oxidoreductase → MSKTIFITGAGSGLGKGTALGLAAKGHKVIAPVETAPQVTSLREAAASAGVELTTFKMDIKNPQDLAQMLEYDFDIFVANAAVNEGGALGEVPMANFRELFEVNVFQTLETAQIAARKFVEKGRGKIIFLSSMAGIMSTPYVGPYTATKHAIEAIAKTLRKEMAEFGVQVATINPGAFDTGFNDRSAEAKWKWFDEKIHFTRPEDMKEAEKGLEDQFDPQDMIDKMVEIIPQDSHKFRTAYPEETEQQMKEEEAKHWELEI, encoded by the coding sequence ATGAGTAAAACGATTTTCATTACAGGAGCCGGAAGCGGGCTCGGTAAAGGCACAGCACTGGGCCTAGCGGCAAAAGGGCATAAAGTGATTGCGCCAGTCGAAACAGCTCCGCAGGTAACATCGCTCCGTGAAGCGGCAGCGTCTGCTGGAGTGGAACTGACGACATTTAAGATGGACATAAAAAACCCGCAGGATCTGGCACAGATGCTCGAATACGATTTTGATATCTTCGTAGCGAATGCCGCCGTCAATGAAGGCGGCGCGCTCGGTGAAGTGCCGATGGCGAACTTCCGCGAACTATTCGAAGTGAATGTATTCCAGACACTCGAAACGGCGCAAATTGCGGCACGTAAATTCGTCGAAAAAGGCCGAGGCAAGATTATCTTCCTGTCTTCTATGGCAGGCATTATGTCAACGCCTTATGTCGGCCCCTACACAGCGACAAAGCATGCCATCGAAGCGATTGCGAAAACATTGCGCAAGGAAATGGCAGAGTTCGGCGTGCAAGTGGCAACAATCAATCCGGGCGCATTCGACACAGGCTTTAATGACCGCAGTGCAGAAGCGAAGTGGAAATGGTTTGATGAGAAAATCCACTTCACGCGCCCTGAAGACATGAAAGAAGCTGAAAAAGGCTTGGAAGATCAATTCGATCCGCAGGACATGATCGACAAGATGGTCGAAATCATTCCACAGGATTCGCATAAATTCCGTACAGCTTATCCTGAAGAAACCGAACAGCAAATGAAAGAGGAAGAAGCGAAGCATTGGGAGTTAGAGATTTAA
- a CDS encoding helix-turn-helix domain-containing protein: MKQLSKKIKDLREARGLSPEELADRLGFAKSTVWAYESGKKQVSVVHLERLADFFEISVDSLLDRNDRTINVDLQNTNFLNEYTVMLDDQPLNEAELAEAASFIQVKRRMGSYGLAT; this comes from the coding sequence ATGAAGCAGTTAAGCAAAAAAATAAAAGACTTAAGAGAAGCGAGAGGCCTTTCCCCTGAAGAGCTTGCGGACCGTCTAGGCTTTGCGAAAAGTACGGTTTGGGCATATGAAAGCGGAAAGAAACAAGTATCAGTAGTGCACCTGGAACGCCTTGCCGATTTCTTTGAGATTTCTGTGGATAGCTTATTGGACCGCAATGACCGGACGATCAATGTCGATCTTCAAAATACGAATTTCCTGAACGAATATACAGTGATGCTCGATGACCAGCCATTGAATGAAGCGGAACTCGCCGAGGCGGCTTCCTTTATCCAAGTGAAGCGCCGCATGGGCAGCTACGGCTTAGCAACTTGA
- a CDS encoding DUF1538 domain-containing protein, with protein MNLHIFQGFGEVLIEVSAALLPLVVFFSVFQLFMLKLPKERVLQTGLGFVLTFFGLAFFLQGVHIGFMPFGELMGAELGDWQYRWAIIPIGFVLGFVATFAEPAVRIMNEEVDRETGGYISSQVMLYTLSTGVGLSIALSMLRILTGWSIWYFILPGYLIALFLIFFSTRTFIAIAFDSGGVATGPMTVTFIVSVAVGIASVTEGRDPLVDGFGMIALVALTPIISVLVVGLLFNRKAGNQNHESES; from the coding sequence GTGAACTTGCATATTTTCCAAGGTTTCGGGGAAGTGCTGATCGAAGTCAGCGCAGCGCTTCTCCCGCTTGTGGTGTTCTTCAGCGTATTTCAATTATTCATGCTTAAGTTGCCGAAAGAACGCGTGCTGCAAACCGGACTCGGATTCGTTTTGACGTTTTTTGGATTGGCCTTTTTCCTGCAAGGCGTCCATATCGGCTTCATGCCCTTTGGTGAATTGATGGGAGCGGAACTTGGCGATTGGCAATACCGCTGGGCGATTATCCCGATCGGATTCGTGCTTGGCTTTGTGGCGACTTTTGCCGAACCAGCCGTCCGCATCATGAATGAGGAAGTCGACCGCGAAACGGGCGGATATATTTCCTCGCAAGTCATGCTTTATACCTTGTCGACAGGTGTCGGTTTATCTATCGCTTTGTCGATGCTGCGGATTTTGACGGGCTGGTCGATCTGGTATTTTATCCTGCCGGGCTATCTTATCGCCCTTTTCCTGATCTTTTTCTCTACACGCACATTCATCGCCATCGCTTTTGACTCAGGCGGCGTGGCTACCGGGCCGATGACCGTCACGTTCATCGTCTCTGTGGCAGTCGGCATTGCCTCTGTCACCGAAGGGCGGGATCCGCTTGTCGATGGCTTCGGGATGATTGCACTCGTGGCATTGACGCCGATCATTTCCGTACTCGTTGTCGGCTTACTCTTTAACCGAAAGGCAGGGAATCAAAACCATGAATCTGAATCATAG